Proteins encoded by one window of Crassostrea angulata isolate pt1a10 chromosome 9, ASM2561291v2, whole genome shotgun sequence:
- the LOC128164275 gene encoding uncharacterized protein LOC128164275: MAFSTLNGSSRVLGLQHMSESVYCGLCSKLGTSQRVAILREIQDFYDLIFKRLSSREETRMLSGSTREGIQIEGSDHDYMFWPNDHRVIWDMSQSEFYHSNDQTLILADSFECPPGFSLLKLLTPTDSLAEFACVRINDSLYVSSSEYKKLNLLAYNMLNLRKFSLHGPCGTGVVGIVEYDTAWCFVSDFWPHSALSWKDRCRLWPDSKVVNDIVKKGCHFVAIGHPIGLHENEEWRISFSQAEYKLVYAMNHCQFLTYGLLKLFLKEVINLQSEETVNLLCSYHMKTVVFWAIQQNTMPHLCPQNLLTGFWVCLKFLLKWVREGICPNFFIPQNNMFLAKVHGSKQYSLFRQLYGYYSKGLACLLQSPSISSYIIPVLCNPRLYICTDEDIMVPEVVNDAYFFHDMHRFIAFESDSFSIQRSIVGIKTIEQLVDSPLTPCQKVMLQKFTATVLEHIAFRLHNKCFNPRVNKQMYIADKLSCSMLKIAVRFGCISDMLFNAMYQYKTLRHMEALSIIEMTKMRLAQPYMMYRKMLGVRSYIQALCGQSLSTKMKRAVALDIALDNFVCYINELIPEQQSSLQNKDNSLNIPVFVMLHFLEFLCYRHIDATLAKEALDKLHALVHNDRGYYIIDICRDISWEILGICQQITGDFESALYSFQQSLSQFEFNNVRIAAQRRIHDIIGTNTSVCM; this comes from the exons ATGGCATTCTCGACTCTAAATGGATCATCTCGAGT GCTAGGATTACAACACATGTCAGAATCAGTTTATTGTGGACTGTGTTCAAAATTGGGGACTTCACAACGTGTAGCAATCTTAAGAGAAATACAAGACTTTTATGATCTGATTTTCAAACGTCTATCGTCGAGGGAAGAAACAAGGATGCTGAGTGGAAGCACAAGAGAAGGAATTCAAATAGAGGGATCAGATCATGACTATATGTTCTGGCCAAATGACCACAGAGTGATCTGGGATATGTCTCAATCTGAATTCTACCATTCAAACGATCAAACGTTGATTCTGGCGGATAGTTTTGAGTGCCCTCCAGGGTTTTCTTTGCTTAAGTTATTGACTCCAACAGATTCACTCGCGGAATTCGCATGTGTCAGAATAAATGACAGTCTCTATGTGTCTAGTTCtgaatacaaaaaattaaatcttttagCATATAATATGCTTAATCTTCGAAAGTTCAGTTTACATGGACCCTGTGGTACTGGTGTAGTAGGAATAGTAGAGTATGACACTGCCTGGTGTTTTGTTTCTGACTTTTGGCCTCATTCTGCTTTGTCGTGGAAAGACAGGTGTCGCTTATGGCCAGATTCCAAAGTTGTTAATGATATAGTAAAAAAGGGATGTCATTTTGTTGCAATAGGGCACCCAATAGGACTCCATGAAAATGAAGAGTGGAGAATTTCCTTTTCTCAAGCAGAATATAAACTTGTTTACGCGATGAACCATTGTCAGTTTCTAACTTACGGATTGCTAAAACTATTCCTAAAGGAGGTTATCAACCTACAATCAGAAGAAACTGTTAACTTGTTGTGTTCCTATCACATGAAAACAGTAGTGTTTTGGGCGATTCAACAAAACACAATGCCTCACCTGTGTCCTCAAAATCTCCTGACAGGATTCTGGGTCTGCTTGAAATTCCTCCTTAAATGGGTGCGTGAGGGGATCTGTCCTAACTTTTTCATCCCTCAAAACAATATGTTTCTAGCGAAGGTCCATGGTTCAAAACAATACAGTTTGTTTAGACAGTTATATGGATATTACAGCAAAGGACTAGCTTGTTTGTTACAAAGTCCATCCATTAGTTCATATATCATACCTGTACTTTGCAACCCCAGACTTTATATTTGTACAGATGAGGACATAATGGTGCCTGAGGTTGTGAACGATGCGTATTTTTTCCATGATATGCATAGATTTATTGCTTTTGAATCAGACTCATTTTCCATTCAACGTTCTATTGTAGGAATTAAAACAATTGAACAGTTGGTAGATTCACCACTGACACCATGTCAAAAAGTCATGTTACAGAAATTTACAGCTACGGTCCTTGAACACATTGCATTTAGATTACACAACAAATGCTTTAACCCTCGTGTCAACAAACAGATGTATATTGCTGACAAACTTTCATGTAGCATGCTGAAAATAGCTGTTCGGTTTGGATGTATTTCTGATATGCTGTTCAACGCAATGTACCAATACAAAACATTGAGACATATGGAAGCCTTATCAATAATCGAGATGACAAAAATGAGGTTAGCTCAGCCATATATGATGTATCGGAAAATGCTAGGCGTAAGAAGCTATATTCAGGCTCTATGTGGACAGTCATTGTCTACAAAAATGAAACGGGCTGTAGCATTGGATATTGCACTCGACAACTTCGTCTGTTATATCAATGAACTTATACCAGAACAACAGTCTTCTCTACAAAACAAAGATAATTCCTTAAATATTCCAGTGTTTGTAATGTTACACTTTTTAGAGTTCCTGTGTTATAGACACATTGATGCAACATTAGCCAAAGAGGCTCTAGACAAGTTACATGCCCTTGTTCACAATGATCGAGGTTATTACATTATTGATATATGCAGGGACATCTCTTGGGAAatcctggggatctgtcaacagattACTGGAGATTTTGAGTCCGCTCTTTATTCATTTCAACAGTCACTTTCACAATTTGAATTCAACAATGTAAGAATTGCTGCACAAAGAAGAATACATGATATAATTGGAACAAATACGAGTGTGTGCATGTGA